One region of Phragmites australis chromosome 18, lpPhrAust1.1, whole genome shotgun sequence genomic DNA includes:
- the LOC133898892 gene encoding pre-mRNA-splicing factor SLU7-like — MATASVTFKSREDHRKQLELEEARKAGLAPAEVDEDGNEINPHIPQYMSSAPWYLNTEKPSLKHQRKWKSDPNYTKSWYDRGAKLFQANKYRKGACENCGAMTHDKKSCMERPRNVGAKWTNVNIAPDEKVESFELDYDGKRDRWNGYDPSTYTRVIADYEAREEARKKYLKEQQLKKLEKDSEQDGENAGSEDDEEDGLRIDEAKVDESAQMDFAKVEKRVRTTGGGSTGTVRNLRIREDTAKYLLNLDVNSAYYDPKTRSMREDPLPDADPNDKFYVGDNQNRLSGQALEFKQLNIHAWEAFDKGQDIHMQAAPSQAELLYKSFKIKKEMLKSEHKDKIMEKYGNAASEDPIPRELLLGQSEREIEYDRTGRIIKGQDVSLPKSKYEEDVFINNHTTVWGSWWKDHQWGYKCCKQTIKNSYCTGLAGIKAAEASADLMKANMARKEAAEDESAQHEGKRLATWGTDVPQDLVLDKKLLDESLKKAAARRKEEKDERKRKYNVKCDDEVTAEDMEAYRLKRIHHDDPMKDFLR, encoded by the exons ATGGCGACCGCTTCGG TTACGTTCAAGTCTCGGGAGGATCACCGGAAGCAGCTCGAGCTCGAGGAGGCCCGTAAAGCGGGGCTCGCGCCCGCGGAGGTCGACGAGGATGGGAACGAGATCAACCCCCACATCCCCCAGTACATGTCCTCGGCCCCGTGGTATCTTAATACCGAGAAGCCC AGTTTGAAGCATCAGAGGAAATGGAAGTCAGATCCTAACTACACCAAGTCATGGTACGATAGGGGCGCGAAACTTTTCCAGGCCAACAAGTACAGGAAAGGCGCTTGCGAAAA CTGTGGAGCCATGACTCATGATAAGAAGTCATGCATGGAGCGACCTCGAAATGTGGGAGCTAAATGGACTAATGTCAACATAGCTCCTGATGAGAAAGTTGAATCGTTTGAGCTTGACTATGATGGGAAGCGTGATCGCTGGAATGGTTACGACCCATCAACCTACACTCGTGTTATCGCTGACTATGAAGCTAGAGAAGAGGCTAGGAAAAAGTATCTGAAAGAACAACAGCTAAAGAAACTTGAGAAGGATAGTGAACAGGATGGTGAGAATGCTggaagtgaagatgatgaagaagatggcctGAGGATAGATGAGGCCAAAGTTGATGAGAGTGCCCAAATGGATTTTGCTAAAGTAGAGAAGCGTGTGCGCACAACCGGTGGTGGAAGCACCGGAACTGTTAG AAACTTGCGTATCAGAGAAGACACTGCTAAATATCTTCTGAATCTGGATGTGAACTCTGCATATTATGATCCAAAAACCCGCTCCATGAGAGAAGACCCCTTGCCAGATGCAGATCCCAATGATAAGTTCTATGTG GGTGACAACCAAAACCGACTTAGTGGACAAGCTCTGGAGTTCAAGCAACTAAACATCCATGCATGGGAAGCTTTTGATAAGGGACAGGATATCCATATGCAAGCAGCCCCATCTCAAGCTGAACTACTGTACAAGAGTTTCAAGATCAAAAAAGAAATGTTGAAGTCTGAACATAAGGATAAAATTATGGAGAAGTATGGGAATGCTGCGTCAGAAGATCCAATTCCTCGGGAGCTGCTTCTTGGACAAAGTGAAAGAGAGATTGAGTATGACCGGACTGGTCGAATAATCAAAGGACAG GACGTATCTCTTCCCAAGAGCAAATACGAAGAAGATGTTTTCATTAATAATCACACGACTGTGTGGGGTTCATGGTGGAAAGATCATCAATGGGGCTACAAATGCTGCAAGCAGACTATAAAAAATAGTTACTGCACAGGTTTGGCTGGAATCAAGGCTGCTGAGGCATCAGCAGATCTGATGAAGGCCAATATGGCCCGCAAGGAGGCTGCAGAAG ATGAATCTGCACAACATGAAGGAAAGCGACTAGCAACTTGGGGAACTGATGTGCCTCAGGATCTTGTTCTTGATAAGAAGCTGCTTGATGAATCTCTAAAGAAG GCGGCTGCAAGGAGGAAAGAGGAGAAGGATGAACGGAAGAGGAAATATAACGTAAAATGTGACGACGAGGTTACTGCCGAAGATATGGAGGCCTACCGTTTGAAGAGAATTCACCACGATGATCCTATGAAAGATTTTCTCCGCTAA